From a region of the Tursiops truncatus isolate mTurTru1 chromosome 2, mTurTru1.mat.Y, whole genome shotgun sequence genome:
- the LOC117311087 gene encoding LOW QUALITY PROTEIN: protein-glutamine gamma-glutamyltransferase Z (The sequence of the model RefSeq protein was modified relative to this genomic sequence to represent the inferred CDS: inserted 1 base in 1 codon; deleted 1 base in 1 codon; substituted 3 bases at 3 genomic stop codons), with protein sequence MQAIVAALELRSVDLQNARNNQEPHTQEVGLQWLIMRHAESFTIQLHFNRRFHSGTDYIIFVAETGPQPTELLGTRATFLLTQARQGNVWSASDFTIHANSLFVSLFTPANAVIGPYTLKMEISQGPGHSTTHPLGTFILLFNPXSAEDDVYLPSEILLQEYIMMDYGFVYNGHERVITPWPWNYGQFEEDMIDICFQILNKSLYFLENPTKDYSQWNNVVYVCRVVSAMINSNDDSRVLQGSWREDYSQGVSPLELTGSVAILXQWAARGGQPVRYGQCWVFAAVMGTIMRCLGVPTRVVSNFHSAYNVDANLTIDTYYDQQAEMLPTQKQDKMWNFHVWNKCWMIWKDLPPGYNGXQVLDPTPQQTSTGLFHCGPASVKAIREGKVHLPYNTPFVYAEVNADEVVWLLEDGQAQELLAHIISSIRKEISTKMVGSDQSQNITSSYKYPEGSCEERSVFMKASWKMLGPWKASSPFLDLLGSGGFEDQPAQLQLYLTRKAEWGQDLLPKLNAGSLADRAQPQGPIRLVVHFCAQTLLHDGGTWEPLWRQIVRLTLDFGEETQWLLLLPYNNYRNKLMDEKLICVSGIAKVEETGRSMLGPPHLSTEVPERAEVGKALRVHITLTNTPSVALSHCTMVLEGSGLINGQITNDLGTLVARHTIQIQLDLYPIKAGPHQLQVLISSNXIKEIKGYKYIFLAAGRAS encoded by the exons ATGCAAGCCATTG TGGCAGCCTTGGAGCTCAGGTCCGTCGACCTGCAGAACGCCAGGAACAACCAGGAGCCTCACACGCAGGAGGTGGGCCTGCAGTGGCTCATCATGCGCCACGCTGAGTCCTTCACAATCCAGCTGCATTTCAACCGACGCTTCCACTCTGGGACCGACTACATCATCTTTGTGGCTGAG ACAGGACCACAGCCCACCGAGCTGCTGGGAACCCGAGCCACCTTCTTGCTCACCCAGGCCCGACAAGGCAATGTCTGGAGTGCTTCTGACTTCACCATTCATGCCAACTCACTCTTTGTCTCCCTTTTCACACCAGCCAATGCAGTCATTGGTCCCTACACTCTGAAGATGGAGATCTCTCAGGGCCCTGGTCACAGCACAACCCACCCTCTGGGGACTTTCATCCTGCTTTTTAACCCTTGAAGTGCAG AGGATGACGTCTACCTGCCAAGTGAAATACTGCTGCAGGAGTATATCATGATGGACTACGGCTTTGTTTACAATGGTCATGAAAGAGTCATCACCCCCTGGCCCTGGAACTATGGGCAG TTTGAAGAGGACATGATAGATATCTGCTTTCAGATTCTGAACAAGAGCCTGTACTTCTTAGAGAACCCAACCAAAGACTACTCCCAGTGGAACAATGTGGTGTATGTCTGCAGGGTGGTGAGCGCCATG ATCAACAGCAATGATGACAGCCGTGTGCTGCAGGGGAGCTGGAGAGAGGACTACTCCCAGGGGGTCAGCCCACTGGAGCTGACGGGCAGTGTGGCCATCCTGTGACAGTGGGCAGCCAGGGGCGGGCAGCCTGTGAGGTATGGGCAGTGCTGGGTATTTGCAGCTGTTATGGGTACCA taATGAGATGCTTAGGTGTTCCAACCCGTGTCGTTTCCAATTTCCATTCTGCATACAACGTGGATGCAAACTTGACCATCGACACCTACTATGACCAACAAGCAGAGATGCTGCCAactcagaaacaagacaaaatgtG GAATTTCCATGTCTGGAACAAGTGCTGGATGATCTGGAAAGATCTCCCTCCAGGATACAACGGGTAGCAGGTTCTGGACCCCACTCCCCAGCAAACCAGCACTG GGTTGTTCCACTGTGGCCCTGCCTCTGTAAAGGCCATCAGGGAAGGGAAGGTCCACCTGCCCTACAACACCCCATTTGTGTATGCTGAGGTGAACGCCGATGAAGTCGTTTGGCTGTTGGAGGATGGCCAGGCCCAGGAACTCCTGGCCCATATCATCAGTTCCATCAGGAAGGAAATCAGCACCAAGATGGTAGGGTCAGACCAGAGCCAGAACATCACCAGCTCCTACAAGTACCCAGAAG GATCCTGTGAGGAGCGATCTGTGTTCATGAAGGCCTCCTGGAAAATGCTGGGCCCTTGGAAGGCCTCTTCACCCTTCCTGGACCTGCTGGGGTCTGGGGGCTTTGAGGATCAGCCAGCACAGCTGCAGCTTTACCTGACCAGGAAGGCTGAGTGGGGCCAGGACCTGCTGCCGAAGCTTAATGCCGGGAGTCTGGCAGATAGAGCCCAACCCCAGGGGCCCATCCGCCTGGTGGTGCATTTCTGTGCACAGACCCTGCTGCACGACGGTGGCACCTGGGAGCCCCTCTGGAGACAAATAGTGCGCTTGACCCTGGACTTCGGGGAGG AGACACAGTGGCTGCTCTTGCTACCCTACAACAATTATAGAAACAAACTGATGGATGAAAAGCTGATCTGTGTGTCTGGCATCGCCAAGGTGGAGGAGACAGGGAGGTCCATGCTGGGGCCTCCCCACTTATCTACTGAG GTGCCCGAGAGGGCCGAGGTGGGCAAGGCCCTGAGAGTCCACATCACGCTCACCAATACCCCCTCGGTGGCTCTGAGTCACTGCACAATGGTTCTGGAGGGCAGTGGCCTCATCAATGGGCAGATAACAAATGA TCTTGGAACTCTGGTGGCCAGACACACCATCCAAATTCAACTGGACCTCTAC CCCATCAAAGCCGGACCCCACCAGCTGCAAGTCCTCATCAGCAGCA AGATCAAGGAGATCAAGGGCTACAAGTACATCTTCCTTGCTGCAGGAAGGGCTTCTTGA